From the Streptomyces nigrescens genome, one window contains:
- a CDS encoding GPW/gp25 family protein yields MKAVRTVRTEVAFPFRVDRRGRTAHADHEAHVRDLIEQLLFTGPGERVMRPDFGCGLLDLVFTPNSPELASAVELSVQASLQRWLGELIEVEALDVVSEDQVVRVYLRYVVRSTASRRDDVFEGRGQG; encoded by the coding sequence ATGAAGGCGGTGCGGACGGTACGTACCGAGGTGGCCTTCCCGTTCCGGGTCGACCGGCGGGGGCGCACCGCGCATGCGGATCACGAGGCGCATGTGCGGGATCTGATCGAGCAGTTGCTGTTCACCGGCCCCGGCGAGCGGGTGATGCGGCCCGACTTCGGGTGCGGGCTGCTGGATCTCGTCTTCACCCCGAACAGTCCGGAGCTGGCATCCGCGGTGGAGCTCTCGGTCCAGGCCTCGCTGCAGCGCTGGCTGGGCGAGCTGATCGAGGTGGAGGCGCTGGACGTGGTGAGCGAGGACCAGGTCGTACGGGTGTATCTGCGCTATGTCGTGCGCTCCACCGCGAGCCGGCGTGACGACGTCTTCGAGGGGCGGGGCCAGGGATGA
- a CDS encoding phage baseplate assembly protein V, translating into MAGGPNNRFLGKFRGRVVDNNDPMGTGRLIVQVPDVLGDEPSTWALPCFPFTGPEAGQVVVPSAGAGVWVEFEQGDPSYPIWTGCWYGQREELPEDARVQPPDSRPVVIQTPKKHKLVMSDVPSRGIVLEAPGGAYVKIDATGVHIHNGQGASISLVGDRVDINEGRLTVPKKR; encoded by the coding sequence ATGGCTGGTGGACCGAACAATCGCTTTCTCGGCAAGTTCCGTGGCCGGGTGGTGGACAACAACGACCCGATGGGGACGGGGCGGCTGATCGTCCAGGTCCCGGATGTGCTCGGTGATGAGCCGTCCACGTGGGCGCTGCCGTGTTTCCCGTTCACCGGGCCGGAGGCGGGACAGGTGGTCGTGCCGTCGGCCGGGGCGGGTGTGTGGGTGGAATTCGAGCAGGGCGATCCCAGCTATCCGATCTGGACGGGGTGCTGGTACGGGCAGCGCGAAGAGCTGCCCGAGGACGCGCGGGTCCAGCCGCCCGATTCCCGGCCCGTGGTCATTCAGACGCCGAAGAAGCACAAATTGGTGATGTCGGATGTGCCGAGTCGCGGGATTGTGCTGGAAGCGCCGGGCGGCGCTTACGTGAAGATCGATGCGACGGGTGTCCACATCCATAACGGGCAGGGCGCGTCGATTTCTCTGGTCGGGGATCGAGTCGACATCAATGAGGGCCGGTTGACCGTGCCCAAGAAGCGCTGA